Within the Pan troglodytes isolate AG18354 chromosome 2, NHGRI_mPanTro3-v2.0_pri, whole genome shotgun sequence genome, the region AAATCACAAACTTTCTGAaatctaaagcaaaaataaataaaatctaatatAATTGCCTGTGAATAGTTGTCAAAATTTTCCATCTAGGTCCATCTGTTTCAGGGCTTCATATTTTCCACCTCTTCCTACCAATTGGAGAtaattttttctacttaaaattattctattctatactaaaagcaatgaaaaaaaaaagccctactgGTTTACTCAACGTGGACGATTCTTACAAGCATAATGTTTTTTAAAGCCAGATATGATAgaatacatattgtatgattccactttatGGAATGAAAACACTCACAGGTCCCTTGCCCTAAAATATTCACTTAAGAACTCATAATTAAGTATTAAAAGCAGTAATGGCTAGCACTGGCGTGGGTGGCTGAGTTCCCCATTGCCCTTGGTCTCGGGGTCGCGGTCGGCACTGAGGCTGCAGCTATCATGGTGAACTTACTTCAGATTGTGCGGGACCACTGGGTTCATGTTCTTGTCCCTATGGGATTTGTCACTGGATGTTATTTAGACAGAAAGAGTGATGAACGGCTAACTACCTTCCGGAACAAGAGCATGTTATTTAAAAGGGAATTGCGACCCAATAAAGAAGTTACCTGGAAGTAAAGACTGGCTGAATTATAGAATGTTCACATTTTAAAGTTCTGAGAGAAATAAAACCGTgaagaatcaaaaaaaaaaaaaagcagtaatggCTAATATTACAGTGATTTCTATGCCAACACAGTACTAAGTACTTTCTGTGCATTAACTTTTTAACCATCAAATACAACCTGATTGTCCcgattttacaggtgagaaaactagACCTTGCAGGTTAAGGAATGTGCCCAAAATATTGAAGTAAAACAGGACAACTCCAGAGTGAGAGCTCTTTAACCACCATCTATGCTGTTTTCCCTTTAAAACAAAGCTCCAGGCAAGCAACCCCGAGAGAAGCTATTTCGGGGGAAAACCAGGCATCAGTACAGCTTTGCCCTGGTAAAAAGCACTAGAGGCTGATACACTGTTCCAAGCACTCAAGGCTGGAATTCATTTCCATATTCTTTCTCATGACACTTCCCAGGTTGATAAAGAAATCATCAGGAGAGTTCATGGAGGCAGTGGGTTTCACACTAAACCTGAAGATTGTAAGGACAAGGATTATGAACTGTGGCATTTCAGCAGGAATGGAAAAGGGGagaaagtaaatatatagaaatacagtaGAGAGAAGGCTGAAAAAATTACAACTGTTTTGGATGCCTACTCTGTGCAATgtctaaaagaacaaaaaagccaGGCTCATTCAGGGTAGATAACCAGAAATTCACCTTCCAAGCCACCATTTCAGTTACTCTGAGATTCCCTAGAACTTGTTGACCTTGTTCTTACAAATACTGCCAAAGAGCCTTTTCCTAAGCTTACAATTCATTTCAGGGTCAGAGCAAAGAGGCAAGGACAGCCTGGGCAGAGCCTTCCAGACAAACACTATTTGTACATGTAATTACTCTTGTGAGCTACCATCTGAGCAACTCCTGCCTGTCAGGCACCATTTTCAATACTTCATACATAATCTTACTTATTGCCACAACATCCCTAAAAGGTATTACTACTCCTATTTTACAAAAgaacaaagattaaaaagagaagaatttgccaacatcacacagctagtaagcaggATCCAAACCCAGAATTCTCTGACTCCAAAGACCGCACATAATGGCCAAGTTTAGTCTCCCAGAAAGCAGCCCAGCCACTTCTAAGCCACTGACAGCCTGTGGGTTTCACCTCTGCCTCAGGTTAGTACATTGAAGTCACACTCACATTTTCCTTGTTCTCATCTGGGTCGATGAGCTGAAAGATGTCATGGTCAAGAGAATCAGAATGGCTCCTCTTCAGAGCTGGACTACATCCCAACAGCTTCTGCTAtcaaagtaaaaaaggaaaataattaaggCACACAAATAAAATTTCAGTGGAAAATtcagttctcaaaagaaaaaaaaggggggttgAATAGGGGGTAGACTAGCTCCTCACACACTGCAGTAGGTAACCAGTAAATGTGGCCAGGAATCCACCTTGCCAGGACACAGCATAGAAGTTTCCATTCCATGGGTTTACAGCTAACCTCACAAGGTCTACAGTGCCCCCCTCAACAGGGATTACAGTGCCAAATCAATCCCCAAATAACATTTGCATCAAAAGAACCCTTCCTGGTTTAATAAAGCTCTGTTAGAGATGGAGGACAAATTCCTCCAGGCCGAACATCTTCAGTACTTATGAGACTAAGGAAAGGCTGGGAatagtggctcttgcctgtaatcctagcactttgggaggccgaggcaggagtttgaaaccagcctgggcaacagagtgagatcagccgggtgtgatggtgtgcacctatatatagtcccagctcctctggaagttgaggtgggaggatcacttgagccagggaagcagaggttgcagtgagccaagattttgccactgcactccagcctgggtgacagagcaagaccttgtctcaaaagagactaaagaaaagcagtttttaCTCTCTAAATTAAGTCTCCTATCAAGGTCATGCTGGTAGCTAAGGAACAGATAACAGGTATTAGCTCAAAATAAACAAGGAACTAACTTACAGGTAGGGAATGTAATCTTCTCATGGGATTTTCAAGGCTGTAATGAGATCAGAAGGTAAATAATGAGAATAAAACAAGTAAAGAGGTATTCATATTAGCAGAGAGATAGTGTTTAGCCTGTAGCTTGGGGGTACAGTCACAGACTCCCATTTTAGGCAAGAGATGGGAGAATAAATTTCTGAAGTTGTCCTGTTCTCAGGAGCACCCCCAACACTAGACTTCTAggtgaaaaaaaacaaacccatgtcttttcttaaaatacacacattcggctgggcgcggtggctcacacatgtaatcccagcactatgggcactatgggaggccgaggagggtgtatcacgaggtcaggagtctcgaactcctggcctggccaacacgatgaaacctcgtgtctactaaaaatacaaaaattaaccgggtgtggtggtgcactcctgtagtcccagctactcgggaggctgaggcaggagaatcggttgaacctgggaggtggaggttgcagtgagccactgcactctagcctgggcggcagagtgagactctgcctcagaaacaaacaaacaaaaaaaacccacgtGTTCTTGTAAGGCTATGATGTCAGAGCACAGAGTAAGGGTTTGGGTAAGACCCAAACAGAACACCAAAATTATAgctaaaataaaggagaaaaagttCTGAAAATTGCTGACACAAACTATTCATTCTTGAGATTCCAGAGTGTTTCTAGGCACAGGTAAATCCAGGGCTCCAGTCCAGTGTATGAAGAACTTCATTTAAATAAGGTATTTAAGTTTAGACACGTTTTTTCTACGTATAAACATTTGAAAGCAGTGAATACGTACTTTTCTTTACTGTCCAATGGCCCAGGAGAATCTAGACAGAaacctatggggaaaaaaaaacctctcaagaaataatacaaaaaacaccattttgtcattaaaattaaaacactaaACAAAGTACCTGGGTCTTTATTTAAGTCAGGCAACAAATATTCATGGCTTGTACTTTTGCCAGAATTGATGTTACGTCTATTAGATTGTCAAAAATGTCATGTTTGTACAAGTCTTAATATTTTCATAGTGTATTTACTGTTTTTTCTCCTATTTGCAAATAACATCAAGGGAAATAGGATTTGAGAAGAGGGTGAATAAAACTGATTCATATCATGATTGTTTggttattcagatagaggtgacCCAGATAACTTTCTGTGAGTTCCAACCATAGAAACAATAGGTACCAGATTTTCTTGGCATAGTTTTTAAACGTTTTACCTTGTCAAATCATATGAGGCTTGAAAAATACAACtactgaccaggcacagtggctcacacctgtgattccaatactttgggaggctgaggcaggcggatggcttgaggccacaagttcaaaacaagcctggggcaacatagcgagacttgactctaccaaaattaaaaaaaaaattagttgggtgtggtggcacatgtctgtagtcccagctacttggggaggctggagtgggaggttCGCTTGAGCTCGGAAAGTTGAAGCTACAGTGAACCCTGATtgcctgattgtgccactgtacaccagcctgagatctggaaaacagagcaagaccctgtctcaaaaaaaaaaaaaaaaaaaaaaggccaggtgcagtggctcacccctgtaatctcagcactttgggaggtcgaagtgcgtggatcacctgagatcagaagtttgagacccacacctgtaattccagctactagggaagctgaggcagaagaattctctaaatctgggaggcagaggttgcctgggtgacagagttgagaccttgtctcaaaatgaaaaagaaaaatacaactacTGGTCATGACATGCAAGGCAAGCACTTGCTGCCTTTAACAAAATGACACCAAGGTGTCCATCTCACAAAAGGCAGCAGGGTGAAGGAGACACTGTTCAGCATTACTTATATGCCAGCTCAGATGACGCAGACCCACCCACCCATAGCTCATGTGTCTATGCAGCCTTATGGAAAGTGAGGTGTTACAGCCCTTGCTCACCACACTGCTACAAGTGATAATCCTATCCCCAGTTCTATATTAAATTACATTCTACATACAGAAGGCTACATTACATTTTAAGACTTGCTCTTGCAGTTCCTTTAACCTAAAGGATCTTTGCACCAATGGTCTTATCTGTACAAATACAGATAAACTCTGCAGTAATATGAATTCATGAAGAATGAAATGCACTGGCAATTTCCTCCATAGCAGCATCACTGAAATGATTTCATGACACTGTACTTCCAATCATTTGACCCTGTATTTTAACCAGTAAGATTGCCTGAATGCCACTTACAGTGGTATGGTGAATTATACTTTACTACCCATCCTTCAAGGGCAAGCACACACCACCTCCTTATAGACATTTGAAACCTATTTCCTTTCTTCATAAACAGCCACAAGGGCTCCTTTATATTGTTCTCAATAATGTTTatcaccgggcgcggtggctcacgctgtaatcccagcactttgggaggccaaggaaggctgatcacctgaggttgtgagttcgagaccaggctgaccaacatgaagaaaccctgtctctactaaaaaatacaaaattagccgggtgtggtggtgctgcctgtaatcccagctactcgggaggctgaggcaggagaatcacttgaacccgggaggtggaggttacagtgagctgagatcatgccattgcactccagcctgggcgacaagagcgaaactccgtctcaaaaaaaaaaaaaaaaaaaaagtttatcaccCAATGCCATGACTTCCTCAAGTTCTCACCAAAACTAACCTCCTGGGTGAAAAGGCATGTTTCAGGAAATTCAGAGTATTGCTCCCCACACAGCAGACTTAAATACCTGAATCTGTTGACTCGGACGAGCCCATTCTCTGCAGATTACTGTTGTTCTTCACCTCCAGTGGTTGCTCATAATCACTGAAACCAACAGAAATAAACCATGAATGATTTATAGGATATAATTAAAAGGTCACATGCAGGAGATAGGCCATGAGATTAAGAAGCAGCCAGGCTGCCAGAAACCATTTCTAGGCCACACCACAAGTGGCAAAGATCCCACTTTGCCACTCTGAACACCCAATTAGCACTTgggcaaaggagaaaaaaggagtGGGTGGGCATGGCCTTGGACCACATTGCAGGTTATGATGGCTATGGCAAATGTTGGggtatttcctaaaataaaagcaTGTGTTCTAAGTACTGAGACAGAGTCGGGATGAAAGTTGAACAGGACACTTTGTGCTTTTCAGAAGTTGGGAAACGCACAAGACATGTGCTTAGCAAACGGGATGCCAGAGATTGAAGGGAAAGTAGCTCTTCCGCGGGAAACACCGTGGGATGCATTTTTTGCTATCAGGAAAAGCCCAGGAAGCTTTCTGAAAGTTGGGTAAAAAGACCTGGCCTT harbors:
- the LOC129143618 gene encoding NADH dehydrogenase [ubiquinone] 1 beta subcomplex subunit 1-like, coding for MVNLLQIVRDHWVHVLVPMGFVTGCYLDRKSDERLTTFRNKSMLFKRELRPNKEVTWK